The proteins below come from a single Spirochaetota bacterium genomic window:
- a CDS encoding alpha-L-fucosidase produces the protein MSDTVTKEQAAAKKRLEERYPDYRGVDDDYVHASEEAIERFLDRKFGLRIHWGPYCMFNFRESWGLPRAGHPMHAEYEKKALEWNPSKFNADEWTQMMKDGGIQFFSFTTKHHDGFSMYDTKTRIKRRMGHTPPNEGKIVDCDMSYSIMETPFKRDVVRELIDAGRKRDLGIGLYFSHIDWFDMDFRCDRWTPHLDRDYPPKSDPAGYRRMIQRHREQMRELSANYGPIDILSLDMNLPDEEHGFTKDIIETVKMARRLQPNMMIRNRGIGAYGDHHTPERSIPSEKESAKELYDQHNLNKMGRPWKAIYPGSINFSYMSYDEYKPGEWIIDNLVDVTAKGGIFQVGYGPSPTGEFHPDVKDRFAYTGAWLSAYGEAIYDTRRYDVYQEGRHVRYTRSKDGKTVYAIFLRWPSSHFDVGSMKLTSLAGKNIASVSMLGMNDALRFKQGSDGVVIDIPKHFRDENSRPSKKGAVIKFTLG, from the coding sequence ATGAGCGATACCGTGACCAAGGAACAGGCGGCGGCGAAAAAGCGGCTCGAAGAGAGATACCCCGACTACCGCGGCGTGGACGACGATTATGTCCATGCGAGCGAAGAGGCGATAGAGCGATTCCTCGACCGGAAATTCGGGCTGCGCATTCATTGGGGCCCGTACTGCATGTTCAATTTCCGCGAATCATGGGGGCTGCCGCGTGCCGGCCATCCGATGCATGCTGAGTACGAGAAGAAAGCGCTGGAATGGAACCCGTCGAAATTCAATGCCGATGAGTGGACACAGATGATGAAGGACGGAGGGATACAATTCTTCTCGTTCACGACGAAGCATCACGACGGCTTTTCGATGTACGACACGAAGACACGAATAAAGCGCCGCATGGGGCACACGCCGCCGAACGAGGGAAAGATCGTCGACTGCGATATGAGCTACAGCATCATGGAAACACCGTTCAAACGCGATGTGGTCCGCGAGCTCATCGACGCGGGGCGTAAGCGCGATCTGGGGATCGGGCTCTACTTCTCGCATATCGACTGGTTCGACATGGATTTCCGCTGCGATCGATGGACCCCGCACCTCGACAGGGACTATCCCCCGAAAAGCGATCCGGCGGGGTATCGCCGGATGATTCAACGCCATCGCGAACAGATGCGCGAGCTTTCCGCCAATTACGGACCCATCGATATTCTGTCACTTGATATGAATCTTCCTGACGAGGAGCACGGCTTCACAAAGGATATCATCGAGACGGTGAAGATGGCACGGCGGCTTCAGCCGAACATGATGATAAGGAACCGCGGCATCGGCGCCTACGGTGATCATCATACGCCGGAACGCAGCATCCCGAGCGAAAAGGAATCGGCGAAGGAGCTCTATGATCAGCATAATTTGAATAAGATGGGGCGTCCGTGGAAAGCGATATACCCGGGCAGCATCAATTTCTCCTACATGAGCTATGACGAGTACAAGCCGGGCGAATGGATAATCGATAATCTCGTCGATGTTACGGCGAAGGGCGGGATATTCCAGGTGGGCTACGGTCCGTCGCCGACGGGTGAATTCCATCCCGATGTGAAGGACCGCTTCGCATATACCGGCGCATGGCTCTCGGCGTACGGCGAGGCGATATACGATACGCGGCGTTACGATGTCTATCAGGAAGGGCGTCATGTCCGTTATACGCGGAGCAAGGACGGGAAGACGGTCTATGCGATATTCCTCCGCTGGCCGAGCAGCCACTTCGATGTCGGCTCGATGAAACTCACTTCGCTTGCGGGAAAGAATATCGCATCGGTGTCGATGCTCGGGATGAATGATGCGCTCCGCTTCAAACAGGGAAGCGACGGCGTGGTCATCGATATACCGAAGCATTTCCGCGACGAGAACAGCCGCCCGTCGAAGAAGGGGGCTGTCATTAAGTTCACGCTGGGGTGA